One genomic segment of Caldimonas brevitalea includes these proteins:
- a CDS encoding IS110 family transposase, translated as MIDGRQVVGLDIAKSVFQLHTVDMNTGEIVNVQLKRAKVLEHFANMTPCLIGIEACGGAHHWARRLMAVGHHVRLIHAKAVRPFVSGNKTDAADARAIWLAIQQPGTKFVGMKTLEQQATLVLHRQRELLQKMKVMQTNALRGLLHEFGAIFARGKNALFSEIEATLESLGKDIPQYVADSLREQAQRIKKLAEDIKAIEQRLTQQLRTDADMKRVAEIPGVGLLTATAAIATMGDAKAFKSGREFCAWLGLVPRQSGTGGKVKLLGISKRGDTYLRTLLIHGARSVLTHAKEPGRWLEQIRARRPANVVIVAQAAKMARTIWAVVAKQQEYQRGYLSAKPQAA; from the coding sequence ATGATCGACGGGCGGCAGGTCGTGGGTCTGGACATCGCCAAGAGCGTGTTCCAGTTGCACACCGTGGACATGAACACCGGCGAGATCGTCAACGTGCAGCTCAAGCGCGCCAAGGTGCTCGAGCACTTCGCCAATATGACGCCGTGCCTCATCGGCATCGAGGCTTGCGGCGGCGCGCACCATTGGGCACGAAGGCTCATGGCTGTGGGCCACCACGTGCGCCTGATCCACGCCAAGGCGGTGCGCCCCTTCGTGAGCGGCAACAAGACCGACGCCGCCGACGCGCGGGCAATCTGGCTGGCGATCCAGCAGCCCGGGACGAAGTTTGTGGGCATGAAGACACTGGAGCAGCAGGCCACGCTCGTGCTGCATCGTCAGCGTGAACTGCTGCAGAAGATGAAGGTCATGCAGACCAACGCGCTGCGGGGCTTGCTCCACGAGTTCGGCGCGATCTTCGCAAGGGGAAAGAACGCCTTATTCAGCGAGATCGAGGCGACCTTGGAATCGCTGGGCAAGGACATCCCGCAGTACGTCGCCGACAGCCTGCGCGAGCAGGCCCAGCGGATCAAGAAACTGGCCGAGGACATCAAGGCCATCGAGCAGCGGCTCACCCAGCAATTGCGCACGGACGCGGACATGAAGCGTGTGGCCGAGATCCCGGGCGTGGGCTTGCTCACGGCCACGGCGGCGATCGCCACGATGGGCGACGCTAAGGCCTTCAAGTCGGGACGCGAGTTCTGCGCCTGGTTGGGCCTGGTGCCAAGACAAAGCGGCACCGGCGGCAAGGTCAAGTTGCTGGGTATCTCCAAGCGAGGCGACACCTATTTGCGCACGCTGTTGATCCACGGCGCTCGTTCGGTGCTCACGCATGCGAAGGAGCCGGGGCGGTGGCTCGAGCAGATCAGAGCTAGACGGCCAGCAAACGTGGTGATCGTGGCGCAGGCGGCCAAGATGGCTCGCACGATCTGGGCAGTCGTAGCAAAGCAGCAGGAATACCAGCGGGGTTACCTCAGCGCCAAGCCCCAAGCGGCTTGA
- a CDS encoding IS1182 family transposase: MLKPAHPKQCELEMVTLEELVPADHLLRHIERHIDFGFIRVKTAHLYSADNGRPALDPVALFKMLFIGYLFGIRSERRLVKEIEVNVAYRWFAGLNLTERVPDASTFSQNRRRRFAGTGIEQEIFDGIVEQALQHGLIGGQVLYTDSTHLKANANKNRFEVHQVDQKPAAYLAELDAAVEQDRQAHGKGPLPPKPPKSETREVKVSTTDADAGYMTREGKPQGFFYLDHRTVDGKHAIITDTHVTPGNVHDSQPYLRRLDRQCERFALTPEAVGLDAGYMSALICHGLQQRALYGVIGYRRPSHQEGYFYKRQYSYDAAREGYVCPAGQFLPYRTTNRMGYREYHSDPARCGGCPQRGQCTKSATHTKVVVRHVWDDAKERVDQHRLSERGKRIYARRKETVERSFADAKELHGQRYARFRGLERVRAQCLMAAAAQNIKKIARLLAQLLRSFSRHHIRQALAAALSSPCRLSLCELAA; this comes from the coding sequence ATGCTCAAGCCTGCCCATCCAAAGCAATGCGAACTGGAGATGGTGACGCTGGAAGAGTTGGTGCCGGCGGATCATCTGCTGCGGCACATCGAGCGGCACATTGACTTCGGCTTCATACGCGTGAAGACGGCGCATCTGTACAGCGCAGACAACGGGCGCCCGGCGCTCGATCCGGTGGCGCTGTTCAAGATGTTGTTCATCGGGTACCTGTTCGGCATCCGCTCGGAACGCCGTCTGGTCAAGGAGATCGAGGTCAATGTCGCGTACCGTTGGTTCGCCGGGCTGAACCTGACGGAGCGGGTACCGGATGCGTCGACGTTCTCGCAGAACCGGCGACGCCGGTTTGCCGGCACCGGCATCGAGCAGGAGATCTTCGACGGCATCGTTGAGCAGGCGCTGCAGCACGGGCTCATAGGCGGGCAGGTGCTGTACACCGACAGCACGCATTTGAAGGCAAACGCTAACAAGAACCGATTCGAGGTCCATCAGGTCGATCAGAAGCCGGCGGCGTACCTGGCGGAGTTGGACGCGGCGGTCGAGCAGGACCGCCAGGCGCACGGCAAAGGCCCGTTGCCGCCGAAGCCGCCCAAAAGCGAGACTCGCGAAGTCAAGGTCAGCACGACAGACGCTGATGCAGGCTACATGACCCGTGAGGGCAAGCCCCAGGGCTTCTTCTATCTCGACCATCGTACGGTGGACGGCAAGCACGCCATCATCACCGACACGCACGTCACGCCAGGCAACGTGCATGACAGCCAGCCCTACCTCAGGCGGCTGGACAGGCAGTGCGAGCGGTTTGCGCTCACGCCGGAGGCGGTGGGTCTGGATGCGGGCTACATGAGCGCGCTGATCTGCCACGGGTTACAGCAGCGCGCGCTGTACGGTGTCATCGGCTACCGTCGGCCCAGTCACCAAGAGGGCTACTTCTACAAGCGCCAGTACAGCTACGACGCGGCACGTGAAGGCTACGTGTGCCCAGCCGGGCAATTCCTGCCCTATCGCACCACCAACCGGATGGGCTACCGGGAATATCACTCCGACCCAGCACGATGCGGTGGTTGTCCGCAACGAGGTCAGTGCACCAAGAGCGCGACCCACACCAAGGTGGTGGTGCGCCACGTCTGGGATGACGCCAAGGAGCGGGTCGACCAGCATCGGCTCAGCGAGCGGGGCAAGCGCATTTATGCACGGCGCAAGGAAACGGTGGAGCGCAGCTTCGCTGACGCGAAGGAACTGCACGGCCAGCGCTATGCGCGCTTCCGCGGCCTGGAGCGCGTGCGGGCACAGTGTCTGATGGCCGCAGCCGCTCAGAACATCAAGAAGATTGCCCGGCTGCTGGCGCAGCTTTTACGCTCGTTCAGCCGTCACCACATCCGGCAAGCCCTGGCTGCTGCCCTGAGTTCGCCTTGCCGTCTATCGCTTTGCGAACTCGCCGCCTGA